The following coding sequences are from one Asterias amurensis chromosome 8, ASM3211899v1 window:
- the LOC139940974 gene encoding uncharacterized protein: protein MGREDLNKARKKRLEDNAVKFQNKVVPSELLPHLTCLTPNAKERIERKEDRLGATSAAYELTMVIYKNDDWFEQLIPALREIGQNKLADLLDDPKVDHGDQRPGVQQNGPQPDPSFNPRNDRQTVDKGNGATFSPHRPRNQGASRYPPYQNEEQRGERVTGDTLYRQLPATVMDVLRLLDEPSISGRDWKGLAGRLGYNIDIVERLKLKERPTEALLLEWGFGEEATLNSLLKALRAIERVDVYQQLQDVLGFHNEGFDQIPPPNSPRVPSVGNLPKLDHAWDDSKEAKVETKKQPRKRNDKPRDSSSEANRAGETISDGDKRNAGNSGSDITNTGSSGQVEAKEVNKERPVKDQVGTGQSSGCSEAPGATTCVDEPITNRDETKSMTKSKTDTSDQDIAPESKSTTSEGGSIMNNLNRNPHAMKQNISTDQKESALEPKPQNNQQYVEDNLRESDQQSSNMTMTNGTKMVASNNASVNYNLDRGGQAADQRFSDPVDENCTGKTLLSQTSRASTTSSLNDDMDTMYSTTGPDDFYRSLRNPDSLDETIGTLQISAASFPSDVDDSKSLENLADSQSTAMNTPGTKATQNTTGKDTPSSSSAPMGLATPSASATTISPAAPSPARSTLAVTPSPARSTLAVTPSPARSTLAVTPSPSASSTQKVISTADTKGSESPHNTTLVPKSDRVQKSMKGTPVTQPAHVPADVPADVPGGLRMPSVDATFSKDSLEVAITPGRMLVQSQTASTQEAEGKLQQIDAKQPASGIQDDPHEAKQHLPSDGISTNSTLTSPQHEEDVTGNQTQSMSEDNPGQELQESILEPQENGTPVTQPAHVPADVPGGWGTPSVDATFSKDSLMVAITPGRMLRESQTASTQEAEGKLQQLDAKQPASGIQDDPHKAKQHLPSDGISTNSTLTSPQHKEDVTGNQTQSMSEDNPGQELQESILEPQENGTPVTQPAHVPADVPGGWGTPSVDATFSKDSLMVAITPGRMLRESQTASTQEAEGKLQQLDAKQPASGIQDDPHKAKQHLPSDGISTNSTLTSPQHEEDVTGNQTQSMSEDNPGQELQESILEPQENADSVPPEIEEPQGTSVLGSFLRAGPALLSFVSSVQSGDFAPYNN, encoded by the exons ATGGGACGAGAAGACTTAAACAAGGCACGGAAAAAGCGACTAGAAGATAATGCAGTTAAGTTTCAAAATAAAGTGGTTCCCTCCGAGCTTTTGCCTCATCTTACCTGTCTTACACCTAATGCCAAG GAGAGAATTGAACGTAAGGAAGACAGACTTGGGGCCACAAGTGCAGCTTATGAACTCACCAtggttatatataaaaatgatGACTGGTTTGAACAGCTCATTCCAGCTTTAAGAGAAATTGGTCAAAACAAATTAGCTGATCTGCTGGATGACCCCAAGGTGGACCATGGTGACCAACGTCCTGGTGTCCAACAGAATGGTCCTCAACCCGACCCCAGCTTCAACCCTAGAAACGACAGACAAACTGTTGATAAAG GCAACGGGGCAACGTTTTCCCCACATCGCCCCCGAAACCAAGGGGCATCAAGGTACCCACCTTACCAGAATGAAGAGCAGAGAGGTGAAAGGGTCACTGGTGACACTCTGTATCGACAGTTGCCCGCCACTGTGATGGATGTGCTCAGACTACTCGACGAACCCAGTATCTCAGGCAGAGATTGGAAAGGACTTGCTGGTCGCTTAG GTTACAACATTGACATTGTTGAGCGTTTGAAGTTGAAGGAGCGTCCGACCGAGGCACTCCTGTTGGAATGGGGTTTTGGGGAAGAGGCAACTCTTAATTCACTGCTGAAAGCACTCCGAGCCATAGAAAGGGTAGATGTTTATCAACAACTGCAGGATGTGCTGGGGTTTCACAATGAAGGCTTTGATCAG ATTCCTCCACCAAATTCCCCACGAGTGCCATCTGTAGGGAATCTCCCGAAGTTAGATCACGCATGGGATGACAGTAAGGAAGCAAAAGTTGAAACTAAAAAACAACCAAGAAAGCGTAATGACAAACCAAGAGACAGCTCTTCAGAAGCCAATCGGGCGGGGGAAACCATTTCCGATGGCGACAAGAGGAATGCTGGGAATTCGGGATCGGACATCACCAACACTGGCAGCAGTGGTCAAGTGGAGGCAAAGGAAGTGAATAAGGAACGCCCGGTCAAAGACCAAGTTGGGACCGGGCAAAGCAGTGGTTGCTCTGAAGCCCCTGGCGCTACTACTTGTGTCGACGAGCCCATCACCAATAGAGACGAGACCAAGTCCATGACCAAAAGCAAAACTGACACATCGGATCAAGACATAGCGCCAGAGAGTAAAAGTACCACAAGCGAAGGCGGTAGCATCATGAATAACCTCAACAGAAATCCCCACGCCATGAAGCAAAATATCTCCACCGATCAAAAGGAAAGCGCCCTCGAACCAAAACCGCAGAATAATCAACAATATGTCGAGGACAATTTGAGGGAGTCGGATCAACAGAGCAGCAATATGACGATGACCAATGGAACAAAGATGGTTGCCAGTAACAATGCGAGTGTTAATTACAACTTAGACAGGGGTGGTCAAGCAGCCGATCAAAGATTCTCGGATCCTGTCGATGAGAACTGCACGGGGAAAACATTACTGTCGCAAACTTCACGGGCTAGCACAACTTCAAGTTTGAATGATGACATGGATACGATGTATTCCACCACTGGTCCAGATGATTTTTATCGGTCCCTGAGGAACCCTGACTCATTGGACGAAACAATAGGAACACTTCAAATTTCTGCTGCAAGCTTTCCTAGTGATGTAGATGACAGCAAAAGCCTTGAAAACCTGGCTGATTCTCAAAGTACGGCCATGAATACACCCGGTACAAAGGCTAcacaaaataccacaggcaAAGATACACCCTCATCTTCATCCGCACCCATGGGTCTAGCCACGCCTTCTGCTTCAGCCACAACCATATCACCTGCCGCACCCTCTCCAGCAAGATCAACTTTAGCTGTCACACCCTCTCCAGCAAGATCAACTTTAGCTGTCACACCCTCTCCAGCAAGATCAACTTTAGCTGTCACACCTTCTCCTTCAGCTTCATCAACTCAGAAAGTCATATCTACAGCCGATACAAAAGGTTCAGAGAGTCCTCACAATACCACGCTCGTGCCAAAATCTGACAGAGTGCAGAAGTCAATGAAAGGCACTCCAGTCACACAGCCTGCACATGTGCCTGCAGACGTACCTGCAGACGTACCTGGTGGCCTCAGAATGCCGTCAGTTGATGCTACTTTTAGCAAAGACTCCTTGGAGGTGGCAATTACTCCTGGTAGAATGCTGGTTCAATCCCAAACAGCATCGACCCAGGAAGCAGAAGGGAAGTTACAACAGATTGACGCTAAGCAACCAGCGAGTGGAATCCAGGATGACCCTCATGAAGCGAAGCAACACCTACCCTCTGACGGCATTAGTACCAACTCAACCCTAACTTCACCCCAGCATGAAGAGGATGTTACAGGGAATCAAACGCAGTCAATGAGTGAAGACAACCCTGGTCAGGAGCTCCAGGAAAGCATTCTGGAACCCCAGGAAAATGGCACTCCAGTCACACAGCCGGCACATGTGCCTGCAGATGTACCTGGTGGCTGGGGAACACCGTCAGTTGATGCGACTTTTAGCAAAGACTCCTTAATGGTGGCAATCACTCCTGGTAGAATGCTGCGCGAATCCCAAACAGCATCGACTCAGGAAGCAGAAGGGAAATTACAACAGCTTGACGCTAAGCAACCAGCAAGTGGAATCCAGGATGACCCTCATAAAGCGAAGCAGCACCTACCCTCTGACGGCATTAGTACCAACTCAACCCTAACTTCACCCCAGCATAAGGAGGATGTTACAGGGAATCAAACGCAGTCAATGAGTGAAGACAACCCTGGTCAGGAGCTCCAGGAAAGCATTCTGGAACCCCAGGAAAATGGCACTCCAGTCACACAGCCGGCACATGTGCCTGCAGATGTACCTGGTGGCTGGGGAACACCGTCAGTTGATGCGACTTTTAGTAAAGACTCCTTAATGGTGGCAATCACTCCTGGTAGAATGCTGCGCGAATCCCAAACAGCATCGACCCAGGAAGCAGAAGGGAAATTACAACAGCTTGACGCTAAGCAGCCAGCAAGTGGAATCCAGGATGACCCTCATAAAGCGAAGCAGCACCTACCCTCTGACGGCATTAGTACCAACTCAACCCTAACTTCACCCCAGCATGAGGAGGATGTTACAGGGAATCAAACGCAGTCAATGAGTGAAGACAACCCTGGTCAGGAGCTCCAGGAAAGCATTCTGGAACCCCAGGAAAATGCTGACTCTGTACCCCCAGAAATTGAGGAACCCCAGGGGACATCTGTTTTAGGTTCATTCCTCCGAGCAGGTCCTGCTTTACTGTCATTTGTATCTTCTGTTCAAAGTGGAGACTTTGCACCGTACAATaattaa
- the LOC139940480 gene encoding ATP-dependent RNA helicase DHX58-like encodes MAATAMTGVAEDGGSASGDPNLALITEVFRPFLVESLRLNPEFLAQLTGYGYASHEIIMKSQQLLDGNNVSMLLDDLKQANKMGSYAAFMNSLRHVESFQYFADVIEGFANEEESEARDKIKHVLVAFCPRFCNINPRELLPYITKFSDGERENVIQCVNNNGAIYGAMIFCGILRTKGEECFSQLIEGLQETGHQRLANELSDLMMDPCKDGGEKCCKSKLNDVNTCTMEDAPGGYEECTPCDDNASSCDSISSSPAPKGKKRNLACSWGKEMAMNINDSEDQKGQSVKNIPLLKVETSIQPHRPVLSVDEDPDDILTEEPERLEELILRGYQDELVSPGLNGKNSVVVAPTGSGKTVVAARLAKAVVDKEPGVGQRAGKGVGRVIKDGSNKVIFIVNKVPLVKQQGDLFKKYIDGRRIMGLSGEMGLIGSLDDLLEKKDVLVMTAQILVNALRASDKEDNADRMELSSVGLIILDECHHCQKSNAYNEIMEEYRDLKLTTPDKPRPQILGLTASMGVGKAKSRYKAVSHILNLCANLDAEKLSTVQNEDNLEELKRNRDKPTESILPVPGRKNDRFKMEIERIMTQIENIISHTPGGDIIHKDSELKCPTTRGTQVYEQWLVRMQDYIAGETTDNDNRMCLVTCTDHLKKYNSSLYINRDARTQDALEHLQRNLTRHHSVLAEEEQDNELDKERNNSFEDKLVAVFKSKEEHLQRISEDPANRNPLLECLSDTLIKALAGQDHSRGILFCRTRAATEALLAWIEKTPKLQFLKPGRLIGSGGTGMTQKQQTELLTLFRDGNHQLIVATSVAEEGLDIQACNVVIRYNYISNDIGRVQAQGRNRARGGKFYLIVTEELNLHEKEFMNQIREKMMFDSTQILQRMPEAEFLKQIDKLQRENKLERKLKNHGNQSRKHNKKLMWVLLICRKCGAEACTADDIRVIEGAHHVVLADFFVERCRFVSVPHSTQHPDIEIRQKIYCGNTRKSCTQEWGTQMLYKGCLINLITPVNFVMKMPKGPPRIFKNWKDVTFKIADMSVDDLEKACNISLDDDEEEEEEEDNEDPRGNADGIEMFSASNVRQPLRQRASPSRDLEMNLAM; translated from the exons ATGGCTGCCACAGCCATGACAGGTGTGGCAGAAGATGGCGGTAGTGCTAGTGGCGATCCGAATCTGGCTTTAATCACAGAGGTTTTCCGGCCGTTTTTAGTGGAGAGTCTTCGGTTGAATCCCGAGTTTCTAGCTCAACTAACAGGCTACGGGTACGCGAGTCATG AAATCATCATGAAATCCCAACAACTGCTGGATGGAAACAATGTCAGTATGCTCCTTGATGATCTgaagcaagcaaacaaaatggGGTCCTATGCAGCCTTTATGAACTCTCTCCGTCATGTGG AATCCTTTCAGTATTTTGCGGACGTCATCGAAGGGTTTGCAAACGAAGAAGAATCGGAGGCCAGGGATAAGATAAAGCATGTGCTGGTGGCATTCTGCCCAAGATTCTGTAACATCAACCCACGTGAACTACTACCCTATATTACCAAATTCAGTGATGGTGAAAGAGAAAATGTGATCCAGTGTGTAAATAACAATGGAGCCATTTATGGAGCCATGATTTTCTGTGGGATTCTGCGTACCAAAGGAGAGGAGTGTTTTTCTCAGCTGATTGAAGGTCTTCAAGAAACAGGACATCAGCGGCTTGCAAATGAGCTGTCTGACCTCATGATGGATCCATGCAAGGATG GTGGAGAAAAGTGTTGCAAATCAAAACTGAACGACGTCAACACGTGCACCATGGAGGACGCGCCCGGAGGTTATGAAGAGTGCACCCCTTGTGACGATAACGCAAGCAGCTGTGACTCGATCTCAAGTTCTCCTGCCCCCAAGGGGAAGAAACGCAACCTAGCCTGCTCATGGGGCAAGGAGATGGCTATGAATATTAATGACTCTGAAGATCAGAAGGGCCAATCAGTGAAGAATATTCCCCTTTTAAAG GTTGAAACCTCCATCCAGCCACATCGCCCGGTTCTTTCTGTAGATGAAGATCCTGATGACATACTCACTGAGGAACCGGAACGACTAGAGGAACTCATCCTGCGAGGGTATCAAGACGAGTTGGTGTCTCCGGGGCTTAATGGTAAAAACTCGGTTGTCGTTGCGCCGACTGGCTCGGGGAAGACAGTTGTCGCTGCGCGACTGGCCAAAGCGGTTGTGGACAAGGAGCCTGGAGTAGGGCAGCGGGCTGGGAAGGGAGTAGGTCGTGTTATAAAGGACGGATCTAACAAAGTTATCTTCATCGTCAACAAG GTGCCTCTGGTGAAGCAGCAGGGAGATCTCTTCAAGAAATACATCGATGGACGTCGGATTATGGGATTAAGTGGAGAGATGGGCCTCATCGGCTCCCTGGATGATCTCCTGGAGAAGAAAGACGTCCTCGTCATGACGGCGCAGATCTTGGTCAACGCTCTACGCGCCAGCGATAAGGAGGATAACGCCGACAGGATGGAGTTGTCTTCTGTTGGGTTGATCATCTTGGATGAGTGTCATCATTGTCAG AAATCAAATGCGTACAATGAGATCATGGAGGAGTATCGGGACCTCAAGTTAACCACACCCGATAAACCAAGACCGCAG ATCCTTGGTCTGACTGCATCGATGGGCGTCGGTAAAGCCAAGTCCAGATACAAAGCTGTCAGTCACATCTTGAATCTGTGCGCCAACTTGGACGCAGAGAAACTGTCTACCGTGCAGAATGAAGACAATCTAGAAGAACTGAAGAGAAACCGGGATAAGCCAACAGAGA GTATCCTCCCGGTTCCTGGTAGAAAGAACGACCGCTTCAAAATGGAAATTGAGAGAATTATGACTCAGATTGAAAACATTATTTCCCATACTCCTG GAGGCGATATCATCCACAAAGACTCGGAGTTAAAGTGTCCAACAACCCGTGGGACTCAAGTTTACGAGCAGTGGCTGGTCAGAATGCAAGATTACATCGCTGGTGAGACCACAGATAACGACAACCGAATGTGCCTGGTCACGTGCACTGACCACTTGAAG AAATATAACTCCAGTCTTTACATCAATCGTGATGCTCGAACCCAAGATGCTTTGGAGCATCTTCAGAGAAACCTCACACGTCATCACAGCGTCTTAGCGGAAGAAGAGCAAGACAACGAACTTGACAAAGAGAGAAACAATTCATTTGAGGACAAGCTAGTGGCAGTGTTTAAAA GCAAGGAAGAACATCTCCAAAGGATCAGCGAAGATCCAGCGAATCGTAACCCTCTCCTTGAATGCCTCTCGGACACACTCATCAAAGCCCTAGCCGGACAGGATCACTCCCGCGGGATTCTCTTCTGCAGGACCAGAGCTGCGACAGAAGCGCTCCTCGCCTGGATCGAGAAAACCCCAAAACTACAATTTCTGAAACCTGGGAGACTCATCGGAAGTGGGGGCACAG GAATGACCCAGAAGCAGCAGACAGAGCTTCTGACACTGTTCCGGGATGGTAACCACCAGCTCATTGTTGCGACATCGGTGGCAGAAGAGGGATTGGACATCCAGGCTTGTAATGTTGTCATCCGCTACAACTACATCAGCAACGATATCGGCAGGGTTCAAGCTCAAG gtAGAAACAGAGCTAGAGGTGGGAAGTTCTACCTCATCGTCACTGAGGAGTTAAACCTCCATGAGAAGGAGTTCATGAACCAAATCCGTGAAAAGATGATGTTTGACTCGACTCAGATACTACAGAGGATGCCCGAGGCTGAATTCTTGAAACAG ATTGACAAGTTACAGAGGGAAAATAAGCTGGAGAGAAAACTCAAGAACCACGGGAACCAATCACGGAAGCACAACAAGAAACTCATGTGGGTTCTTTTGATCTGTCGCAAGTGCGGCGCCGAGGCCTGCACCGCAGACGACATCAGAGTCATAGAGGGCGCTCATCACGTAGTCCTGGCCGACTTCTTCGTAGAGCGTTGCCGCTTCGTAAGCGTCCCCCATAGCACTCAGCATCCAGACATAGAGATTCGACAGAAGATCTACTGCGGGAATACCAGGAAGTCTTGTACCCAAGAGTGGGGGACGCAGATGCTGTACAAGGGATGCCTTATAAATCTCATCACACCAGTGAACTTTGTGATGAAGATGCCCAAAGGGCCCCCTAGGATTTTCAAGAATTGGAAGGATGTCACGTTTAAGATTGCTGATATGTCGGTGGATGATCTGGAGAAAGCCTGCAACATCTCTTTGGATGATgacgaggaggaggaggaggaggaggataaTGAAGATCCAAGAGGAAATGCAGATGGGATAGAGATGTTTTCCGCAAGCAATGTCCGCCAGCCTCTTCGTCAGAGGGCATCACCAAGTAGAGATCTCGAGATGAATCTGGCCATGTAG